A window of the Candidatus Nezhaarchaeota archaeon genome harbors these coding sequences:
- a CDS encoding hydrogenase iron-sulfur subunit codes for DVSEGRRKAEVVRAVCKGGGTCAAECPRDAIDVNHFTDRQLLAQVERALDDRPGEKIVAFCCHWCALGAVDVAGVSRLEYPLNIRIVRVMCSGRVDTDFVKRAFELGAAGVLVAGCEFPTCHYVTGNYRCKERMERLKQKLAQKGYDPERLQTVWLSAADGPKFVSTVKDMVTRLGLKG; via the coding sequence GGATGTAAGTGAGGGTAGGCGTAAGGCCGAGGTCGTTAGGGCTGTTTGTAAAGGGGGCGGGACGTGCGCTGCCGAGTGTCCTAGGGACGCTATTGACGTTAACCACTTCACTGACCGCCAGCTTCTAGCCCAGGTGGAGAGGGCGCTGGACGATAGGCCCGGTGAGAAGATAGTAGCGTTCTGCTGCCACTGGTGTGCCCTAGGCGCGGTGGACGTAGCTGGCGTCAGTAGGCTCGAGTACCCATTGAACATAAGGATCGTAAGGGTCATGTGCTCAGGGAGAGTGGACACAGACTTCGTGAAGAGGGCCTTTGAACTAGGGGCTGCAGGAGTCCTCGTCGCCGGCTGCGAGTTCCCGACTTGTCACTACGTGACTGGTAACTATAGGTGTAAGGAGAGGATGGAGAGGCTTAAGCAAAAGCTAGCCCAGAAGGGCTACGACCCAGAGAGGCTACAGACTGTTTGGCTCTCGGCGGCCGACGGCCCCAAGTTCGTGTCCACCGTAAAGGACATGGTCACTAGGCTTGGCCTTAAGGGCTGA
- a CDS encoding (Fe-S)-binding protein — translation MQCGSCTASCPLATLSNFNIRRLVRYAQLSLYERGEVLARYPWLCTLCSKCQVLCKKGLEIPKLVLAIRRVAVASKQAPPTIYEVSEAIEKLDSPYRSLTRSKASWAAKLEAKASAGSKLLYWVGCTLSFRAVEVARASAEALSKLGLDFKLLMNEPCCGEPLIELGLVEEARRAAARAVRAIEKAEVERVVTSCSGCYYAFTKLYPEVLGLRLPSVEVLHLSQLLERSIKRPLKLREALALTYHDPCTLGRQLGVYEAPRSVLNSIEGVSLVELPMNRADVNCCGGGGGLWMLNYEAATKTAYRKLVREVLPLKVRGLVTCCPMCYMNFSLAAKRSKLPISIYDISSVVSMSELA, via the coding sequence ATGCAATGTGGGTCGTGTACAGCCTCCTGCCCCCTAGCTACGCTGAGCAACTTTAATATACGTAGACTAGTTAGATATGCGCAGCTGAGTCTATATGAAAGAGGGGAGGTCTTAGCTAGGTATCCATGGCTATGCACGCTATGCTCTAAATGCCAGGTTCTATGTAAAAAGGGGCTAGAAATACCTAAGCTAGTACTAGCGATTAGAAGGGTGGCTGTCGCTTCTAAACAGGCCCCGCCCACAATATATGAGGTCTCTGAGGCTATTGAGAAGCTCGATAGCCCGTATCGGTCGTTGACAAGGAGCAAGGCATCGTGGGCCGCTAAGCTGGAAGCCAAGGCCTCGGCGGGCTCAAAGCTACTCTACTGGGTCGGATGCACCTTATCGTTTAGAGCTGTAGAAGTAGCTAGGGCGTCGGCTGAAGCACTGAGCAAGCTGGGCTTGGACTTTAAGCTACTAATGAATGAGCCTTGCTGCGGTGAGCCATTAATAGAGCTGGGGCTAGTCGAAGAGGCTAGGAGGGCTGCTGCCAGGGCCGTAAGGGCTATAGAGAAGGCTGAAGTGGAGCGCGTCGTTACCTCCTGCTCAGGCTGCTACTACGCGTTCACTAAGCTCTACCCAGAGGTGCTTGGGTTAAGGCTACCTAGCGTCGAGGTGCTTCACCTATCTCAGCTACTGGAGAGGAGCATTAAGAGGCCCTTGAAGCTAAGGGAGGCCCTCGCGCTAACATACCATGATCCCTGTACGCTCGGTAGGCAGCTAGGTGTTTACGAGGCCCCTCGAAGCGTGCTTAACTCTATAGAGGGCGTTAGCCTAGTGGAGCTGCCGATGAATAGAGCGGACGTTAACTGCTGCGGTGGTGGAGGGGGGTTGTGGATGCTTAACTACGAAGCTGCCACAAAGACAGCCTATAGGAAGCTGGTGAGGGAGGTACTGCCGCTTAAAGTGCGCGGGCTGGTGACGTGCTGCCCCATGTGCTACATGAACTTTAGCTTAGCGGCGAAGAGGAGTAAGCTTCCAATAAGCATATACGACATATCTAGCGTCGTCTCCATGAGCGAGCTGGCTTAG
- a CDS encoding (Fe-S)-binding protein — protein MEELHKSLLERLRRLQRLYLDTCSRCNLCALKCPTYEASQDVRVTPGYRMRLVRDLTKRFSFSKLLGLERRVSSEELLVSTYNCTLCGRCEEHCPYGIDTTSLWLSLREAVRSSGLLPSSLKELEETILRLKNPYGVEPYMKTYWPEMVGLEEVVRKAMGRRASVVLFMGCTPSIRSVGQDILASAVRLLEKARESWALLSEEWCCGCPLLMLGNREAAAIFARHNVEAVESLAPNFLVTVCPTCHKMFKFEYETLLGRPARFKAVHITELLLKYIVEFRLEVPSKLDVSVAYHDPCDLARASGVTEAPRMLIKEVARELVELPEGRLDTSCCGGGGLLQAVNNELRLEVAKRRLREAVEADADVLASACPACKAAFIEAAREEGLGVEVLDVVEIVARALGLA, from the coding sequence ATGGAGGAGCTGCATAAAAGCCTCTTAGAGAGGCTTAGGAGGCTTCAGAGGCTATACTTAGATACGTGCTCCCGCTGCAACTTATGCGCGCTCAAGTGCCCTACCTATGAAGCCTCGCAGGACGTAAGGGTGACTCCAGGCTATAGAATGAGGTTGGTGCGCGACCTTACGAAGAGGTTCTCCTTCAGCAAGCTCCTCGGGCTCGAGAGGCGCGTGAGTAGTGAAGAGCTACTAGTGTCCACCTACAACTGTACGCTCTGCGGGAGGTGCGAGGAGCACTGTCCTTACGGCATAGATACTACGTCTCTATGGCTAAGCCTGCGTGAAGCAGTACGCTCGTCAGGCCTACTACCCAGCTCGCTAAAAGAGCTAGAGGAGACCATCCTGAGGCTCAAGAACCCCTACGGCGTAGAGCCCTACATGAAGACCTACTGGCCTGAGATGGTCGGCTTAGAGGAGGTGGTTAGGAAGGCTATGGGTAGGAGGGCTAGCGTCGTACTGTTCATGGGCTGCACTCCGTCCATAAGGTCGGTGGGCCAGGACATCTTGGCGTCCGCTGTACGCCTGCTGGAGAAGGCTAGGGAGTCTTGGGCGCTCCTAAGTGAAGAGTGGTGCTGTGGCTGCCCGCTGCTCATGCTAGGCAATCGCGAGGCGGCCGCTATTTTCGCTAGGCACAACGTCGAAGCGGTCGAGTCTCTAGCCCCTAACTTCTTAGTGACTGTTTGCCCCACGTGCCACAAGATGTTTAAGTTTGAGTACGAGACGCTGCTCGGCCGCCCCGCGCGCTTCAAGGCTGTGCACATCACTGAGCTGCTATTGAAGTACATCGTTGAGTTTAGGCTCGAGGTGCCTAGTAAGCTAGATGTCAGCGTGGCTTACCACGATCCCTGCGATTTAGCTAGAGCGTCCGGCGTCACCGAGGCCCCCCGGATGTTAATTAAGGAGGTAGCTAGGGAGCTAGTTGAGCTGCCTGAAGGTAGGCTCGATACTTCTTGCTGCGGCGGCGGCGGCCTGCTCCAAGCTGTAAATAACGAGCTGAGGCTTGAGGTAGCTAAGAGGAGGCTTAGGGAGGCCGTGGAGGCTGACGCTGATGTACTGGCCTCCGCCTGCCCAGCCTGTAAGGCAGCCTTTATAGAGGCGGCTAGGGAAGAAGGCTTAGGAGTCGAGGTCCTAGACGTGGTAGAAATAGTAGCTAGAGCCCTAGGCTTAGCCTAA